The SAR324 cluster bacterium nucleotide sequence ACTCGTTTTGATGATAATGATCCCAGTGCGAATAGTTCAGAGATTCTCGGTTACTCCAAATCCATCTAACGGTGTATTGTTCCCAAAACAAACCACCAAGCAGAGAAAACTTCATTCGTGCATCGTTATTCCAGTGAGTTGCAGTCATCTCAAGGCTTTCATCAATGCATTCAGAATGTGCAAACCACTTCCTGTAGATATACGATTCACTGATCATATTGATCCCCAGAATCTTTCCTGCGTAAACATAGAGATGGTAGGTGTAGCAACCACATGAGGATTTTCTTTGACGAATCTCTCTCCAGGTAGCGGGAGTGTAAGTTCGAAAGGTGAAAATGATTAGAATAAGGTCAGTTATAATTCCGAGGATGATTTCACGAACTCCATCTTCGTTGAAGAGTGAGTCAACAAACATGATCAAGACTTCTATCAGTGATGCCTCCATAAGCTTTACCCTCTAAAGGTATGAATTTTTTTGATCACACTCGGTGGCGCCCTTCTGAAAAAGGTTTTTCAGGCAAAAGCATGATACCTAGGTTTTACGATTTTTTGTGGGGAAGATAGAGATATGTGGATAATGATGATGGTTAGACTAGACGTCATTATCCTTTTATTCAGGGTGGTCTGTGTGTAATGGAATTTCTTGTGTTGTTTGTTGAGAAAACGGCATGGAGTGTGTAATGTGGGGCGTTTTCTTTAACCTCAGCAAACGAAAGGAGTAGGACGTGGCAAGAATTTCTCCGCACCCAGAAAAGAAGTGGATTCGATCCTTAAACAAGCCCCTCTTTGGAGATTCAGATGGACGAGTCAAAAGAACAGAAGAGCCTGCTAATGAAGCAAGCTCTTTTGATGTGTTTCTGGCTATGAACAGGAGGGCGATTGGCTAAGAGATCACTTGCCTAGATTAATTGCAATGATCCAACTCCCGAAGAAGGGGAGGTGGGCGAATTATTCTGAGCCTTTGAAATTCTATTCCACAAACCGCTCCAAGCAACCCTGTTGGATGAACTGTCCAAAGGCAACGGCAATCTCTGAGTTTCTTTTGCGATCCTTCCATTTCTGATAGTAGTTGGGAGCCGCATCAACTACAGAGTTACCCAGTGATTTTGTACGAGATTCCCAAATTGCTTTCTCTCCGCTCTTACCTACCTTCATCGCCTGCAAGGAAGTTCTGAACTCACCCAACGAACCACCTGCCTGGTGCGTCTGCATCACCATCCGTGCAAAGCCTCCCAACCGACTGCATGTGTCTGATTTCAAGTCTGGTGAAGCTTGATTACTAAAGGCAGCAGCAGAACTCAGTAAAAGAATACCTGCTGTGATCCCAAAATATGTAACAAATTTGTTATTTATAAGATGATTTTGATACTGTAATCGGATGTTTTTTGTGAACATAAGGCGCCTTTGGGGTTAAGTAGCAACAACACTGAGAGTCAGTATAACTTTGCCCAGTAGGGCAACTGAAACCACAAACTTGATGCTAGCCAGCAGTTCTATTAGGTTCCAGTCACTTTCGATCAATCTTACCTTGGTCTATCCGAACTACCAGTGTATGCGATGGAAGATTTAAAGCAAATCCGTCACGCTCATCGTCTCATACTTTTCCATCGGTTGATGAATCCAGGGAGAGTCCTCAAGATAGTCTACGTAATAGTCTGGCTTGTACTGTGAGACCCCTTTCATCCAGAGCACGGCGGTGCGGACTTCGTCTAGATAGAATCCGTAGAAATGATTCAACCACTTCAGGCTTTTTTCCAGAGTGATGCCTGAGTCTGCCAGATCATCCACAAGGATCACCCTGCTTCCAAGGTTTGGGGTGGTTTGAGCGAGATCTCTGGAGAATGTCATTGAACCCTGCTCGTTCTTCACACCATCGCCCCGATATGATTCTACGGAAAGAATGGCGAGGGGTTTGTCGAATAACCGTGCAAAAATATCTCCTACCCGCAATCCACCCTTTGCAATACAAACGATCTGACTGAAGTCATATCCGTCTTGATAAACCTTGATGGCCAACTCTTCGATCTTTTTGTGGTATTCGTCCCAAGAGACGTACAGATCAGTTTGTTTCTCTGCTGTCATTTCCTCACTACCTCGTTTGAAATTCGCTGCGGATTGAATGTGCTAAGCTTGGTTGAGGTCTCCAGTCTAGAGAGCGGAGACAATCAAACAATATCAACGGAGAAGTGATGAATTCGCAAGTGAGTGGGCCCATAAACTAACTGAAAGAGCCAGATAAAATGCCTCAAGCTGCCTGGGTTTTCTCTTCGTATTCTTCCGGAGCTAGAAACCCACCAGATTGGCGAGCCCAAAGATCGGCGTAGATACGGGAATTCTGGACCAGCTCGTCGTGGCTACCAGACTCGATCAGGTTGCCTGTATCAATCACAACCAAACGGTCCAGCTGGGCGATCGTGGAGAGTCGATGCGCGATGGCAATCACGGTTTTGCCCTCCATCAATTGAAATAAGTTTTCCTGGATGGCAGCCTCTACTTCTGAATCCAGCGCAGAGGTTGCTTCATCCAGTACAAGAATTGGAGCATCTTTTAGAAAGACTCGAGCGATCGCAATCCGTTGACGCTGTCCCCCAGAGAGCTTCACGCCTCTCTCACCGACATGGGCATCCAGACCTTTCCGACCTCCTGAATCTTCCAGCTCTTGAATAAAGTCCCAGGCATTGGCCTTGTGAGCAGCTTCAATCACTTGCTCATCAGTTGCTTCGGGAGCTGAGTAGGCGATGTTTTCGCGAATGGAGCGGTGCAGCAGCGAAGTGTCCTGAGTGACCACACCAATGCGGCTACGTAGACTTTCTTGCGTCATTTGGACGATGTCTTGTTCATCAATCAAAATCCGTCCTCGTTCCAGGTCATAGAAGCGCAGGAGTAGGTTCATCAGCGTAGTCTTACCGGCTCCGGAGCGCCCTACCAGACCAATTTTTTCACCGGAGGTGATTTTCAGAGAGAAGTTATCAATTACGCCACTGGCCTTTCCATAGTGAAAGCCGATATGTTCGAACTCAATCTGCCCTCGTGGCACATCGAGTGGTTGGGCCTTCGGCTGATCTACGACTTCATGAGGCTTGACCATCATCGTCATGCCGTCATGCACGACCCCGATGTTTTCAAATAGGCCAGAGACCTCCCACATGATCCATTGTGACATCCCATTGATACGCAGGCACAGCGCAATCGAAATGGCAATTGAACCAACGGACACCGCAGATCCAAGCCAGAGCCAAATAGCTAGAGCAGATACAGCAAACACCAGGAAGGCGTTGTTGAAGTAAACTACAAACTGAAACTGGGTCACCAGTCGCATCTGCTGATGCACGGTTCCCAGAAAACCTTCCATGCTCTCTCTGGCATAAGTGGCTTCCCTGCCTGCATGGGAGAACAGCTTGACCGTGGTGATGTTTGTGTAGCTATCAACAACTCGTCCGGTCATTAACGAACGAGCGTCTGCTTGGTCACTGGAGACTTTCTTGAGCCTAGGTACGAAGTAGCGAATGAGTGTGGTGTAAACAATTACCCACAGCAGCAGCGGTAACGCCAGTACCCAGTCTGCTGAAGCGACCAGTACCATCATTGAAATGAAGTAGACACTCACGTAGACAAAGACGTCGAGCAGCTTCATCACGCTTTCACGAATGGAGAGCGAGGTCTGCATTACCTTAGTGGCTACTCGGCCAGCGAATTCATTAGCGAAGAAGCCCATGCTTTGCTGGAGTAGGTAGCGATGCATCTGCCAACGGGCGATCATCGGGAAATTACCGAGCAACGTCTGGTGAATCAGCAGAGATTGTAATAGGACGATTGTTGGTAGACCGATTAGTAGAACGACTCCCATCCAGATCAACTTGCCTCCCTCACGTTCCAGAAATCCTTCCTGTCCACTTGCCGCTAGCCAATCCACGATGTTGCCCAGAAATCCAAACAGGTAGACCTCTCCAATGGAAATTAGTGCAGTGACAGCCGACATTAGGAATAACCAGGGGCCTGCAGGCTTGGCGTAGTGCCAACAGAAGGCCACTAGTCCTTGGGGTGGCTGA carries:
- a CDS encoding phosphoribosyltransferase family protein; this encodes MTAEKQTDLYVSWDEYHKKIEELAIKVYQDGYDFSQIVCIAKGGLRVGDIFARLFDKPLAILSVESYRGDGVKNEQGSMTFSRDLAQTTPNLGSRVILVDDLADSGITLEKSLKWLNHFYGFYLDEVRTAVLWMKGVSQYKPDYYVDYLEDSPWIHQPMEKYETMSVTDLL
- a CDS encoding ABC transporter ATP-binding protein; translation: MFSWFEDRLNPFPNEEPTQPPQGLVAFCWHYAKPAGPWLFLMSAVTALISIGEVYLFGFLGNIVDWLAASGQEGFLEREGGKLIWMGVVLLIGLPTIVLLQSLLIHQTLLGNFPMIARWQMHRYLLQQSMGFFANEFAGRVATKVMQTSLSIRESVMKLLDVFVYVSVYFISMMVLVASADWVLALPLLLWVIVYTTLIRYFVPRLKKVSSDQADARSLMTGRVVDSYTNITTVKLFSHAGREATYARESMEGFLGTVHQQMRLVTQFQFVVYFNNAFLVFAVSALAIWLWLGSAVSVGSIAISIALCLRINGMSQWIMWEVSGLFENIGVVHDGMTMMVKPHEVVDQPKAQPLDVPRGQIEFEHIGFHYGKASGVIDNFSLKITSGEKIGLVGRSGAGKTTLMNLLLRFYDLERGRILIDEQDIVQMTQESLRSRIGVVTQDTSLLHRSIRENIAYSAPEATDEQVIEAAHKANAWDFIQELEDSGGRKGLDAHVGERGVKLSGGQRQRIAIARVFLKDAPILVLDEATSALDSEVEAAIQENLFQLMEGKTVIAIAHRLSTIAQLDRLVVIDTGNLIESGSHDELVQNSRIYADLWARQSGGFLAPEEYEEKTQAA